The nucleotide window CTAATAAAGGTTAATGGGGTCACAGACAAAGAATACCACCAGTCAAAAACCGTTAGGTGGAAATATAGTAATATTTAGGAATTATctaaatgtttacattaatgCTAATTAAGTCAAATAAATCAAACTGTCAGCACTGTTAATAATGAACATATAGTCCTTCAATTTTAGATTCATTtttctctaaaaataaatatgtagaaCATAGAGGGCCAATAGAGTACAATAACTGGTGGTGTGACTAGTGGCATTCCATTTGTCTTCCCAGTTTGCTGCAGTTTTCTCGCATTGCTCCTGGCACGTAATATGTTGAATTCTAATACTTCTCTCCCTATCTTATTGTGGAATTCAGAAATTTATGGACATTATCTTGCAGCTTTGATTGAAAGGCATTTAAAGGTAACCTGATTGGGTTCAAATATAACCAGTGGTTTTtcaagctttctatacatatatttattatgtctgtgaggcaaatatttactgagatttaggttgttttatttgtttgtgtgaagTAAGATGACAGAAAGCGCCCCctgaatgttttctttatttttcaaaaacacaGCTTTGtgattattatgagtgtatacaaataaaagtaggttctttacagattcaaatggTGTATTGCTCTAATAAGGCAGTAATTTAAGTTCTTTTTGGCGTTATGAGGAAAGCCGCCGCATTTGTtaaccccagagggttaattgtgagCATAATGGTGAattttgatgtttgatttgagacttggtgcatcagtaaaacaaatgttttcggtggagtttaattatttattttatatctacataaagaaaggacgtcgtgaataaatgtatattgcGCTGAGGGTTATAATTTCGCCTCCTTTATATGAagctatttatttgtgtttatatttgatcAAAcgatcaaacagaaatgtgcgctgcattaatcgccaTTAATAAAATGGCGTCGAAATTAATTTGCGTTTGAACTTTGACAGCcccaaaaagttatttttttatatgttgttacctaatgaatgtatctaGGCTGAACATctaccatatagaacacaagcagagagaagatgatgatgatgatgatcaggtgatcagatcaaatgtctgttctcagtcatgtttacatctctgactccctctgtctcatccacgttacccccagacttcttgttgccttctgtcttgctcTTCGTTATCTTCGTAAACtactacgtctgtggtgtgtgagagccaggaaacgATAGACCAATGGATTGAAAAAgccgcaatgacaggaaacaggttgatAGGCTGAAAATGGCAAGCAATGagaatattgaaaatattgacGTTTCActaaatggattaaaactaaagtaatgagtttggtttgaaaatgtaagaagtaggaactacatatatttgtgtaaaaatgtaatgagtgaaagtgaaaagttgtccgaaaaataaatagtgaagtaaagtaccgATACCAGaaaaaagtacagtaacaaactttttgtacttcattacttcccacctctgatgcAGACAATCTACTGTCATTCCTGTGAATACTTCAAGAAATGATAGCGTTAGAatgagcacattaatataaactcaGTTTGAATTACGGCACACACTGTAATCAGAGCTCTAGCTATTCTAGAAAAAATTAGTTAACACTCATTTGAATAAGAGAATTCAAAAGAACTGTTGTATAACttttaataggaaaaaaatctaaaagacCTTAGTAATTCTTACTGTATTGTTTTGCTCTTATGATACtaatgtgatatttcagtgaACTCTGCTGTAGGAAAATATAGTTGTGTGAGGTCTTAAAATGACATGTTGTATGTTTGATATGTTAGGAGACACAGGGCAGGGATTACGGGCATGGGTTCGTGACGTTCTGGCACAAGACATGGCCTTTGAGCATATTCGTGTAATCTATCCCACAGCTCCAGCAAGGTAATTCATAATATTTCAGCTTTATAATTCCAAAGCGGATATGATTTACTGACATATTTCTTGTTTGTGGTTAGCATGGTCACATTTTAGAGGCCACAGCTTTAATAGCAATATActgcaatatacagtacatgaagGCTATAGCATAAatacctttattattattaatgataatgaattatatgtaattattacaaattataatataaaactgtTGAGCAATAATGCTTTTTGAGGATTGGATTGAAAAGAGTACcctgacttgttttttttcccccaaatttGTGTCTTCTCAGGCCTTACACGCCTATGCATGGGGCACTGTCTCACGTGTGGTTTGACCGTTACAAAATCTCACGTGATTGCCCCGAGCATTTAGAGTCTATTGAAGAAATGTGCAGTAATGTAGGAGCCGTGGTCCAAGATGAGATCCGAGCTGGTGTACCCAAGCACAGGATGATTATCGGTATGACTCTGATGTTCTTCTCTGACCAGTTATCTTCCTTTCGTTTTCTGCTTTGCTCTATCTTAGGTACTCGCACTTGTTCAAAATGAAGTCAAGTTTCAGGCCAGCGCTGttctatctctctttcactgTATGAAATGAAGAATGAAACTTATCAAGTTTCTCATTCCTTTCATGTGTTGCCAATAGCAGGCTTGAAAGGAAGCTTTTTGGAAGATTCTCAGGTTTCTGCAGAGCTTAATCTCAAAATATTTGAGTTATCAGGTTCACacataaatcattataaaataaaaaagaaatggcagGAAGTAATGCTCTAAGAAAGAATCATATACTAGTCCAGGTAAAGGTCCCTTAGGAAATGTACAGGGGGTTGTATGGAGTAGAAGTCACACAGAGGTTATTTATGTCAGGACTACcagaaaggtaaaaaaaaatcaaccccAACAGTTAGGGAATGGTTACCTGTCAAAGAAAGTAACATATAAATACCTATAAATAGGGAGAAAAACAAGACCTTGTGTGAAAGGATCTGTGTGGAAGGACAGAAAAGCCCCTGAACTCCGTTCCAGAGAAAGTGATTCAAAAAACACATGTTCCTGTGAGACTGCTGAAATATTATCTTCCTAAATCATAACATTTTGTCATTAACTATAAATACTCATTGGAGTCACTCTGCACGCTGGAGAAACAAAGTGGTCTGTTCCCTGAGTCCACTCCTAAAGCTGATGGACTGACAAGTGCCAGAACTTTCCATGGAAAACATTTTCAGGAAGATGAGAAATCGTAGactattatatatgtttttcaaTCTTTTAGGTGTATTGATCCATGGGAAAAGCCCTGGAGAAATAAGGTTTTAACACGCATGCGAGCTCACTAGCCAAACATGGACTCGAGAGAGCTTTGGAGATGGAGGTGATAGTTTGAAGGCTGGGAAAAAATGCTTTCACTGGAAAATAAATAGATCTGTCTTTACTTTGCTGTAGCTAATTAAGACACAGTTTCTTTGCCACTGATAATCACAATTCTCATGTCATCTCTGTCTGATgtttaaaatgcatataaaCCCATGTACCTCTAAGCTCCTTCCACTGTGATGGGTATTTGTGCATATTCCCAGATGTGCCCGGTTTTGCCCAAATGTGTGAAATTAAAGACAGGCTCATGGAAGAGTTTCAGAAAAATCTTAGTTTTGATGACGTGGAGCTCAGAACTagctttctgcttttcttttatttatttatttattttatttcaacttAAATTACTGTAGTTCAAATTGACGCTCACATGCACAATGATTTCTGTGTATGTAGGGCACAAAACTGTCACTTAACTTTAGCTGTGAGCGCATCATCATATCCTATCACAGCCACAGAGCAAAATGAAATACGGCTGCTTAACAAAATTTGCTGCCTATGCTTGAAAGCTGTTCAAGAAGCACAAAGGCAGAATTTACAACTGGGTTTGTCTGTCGTCATAATGTGAGTCATTCGCTTCGTAACCTGAATATGCTGTTATGACCTGTCAAGGTGGCTTCTCTATGGGCGGAGCCATGGCATTGCACCTAGCCTGCAGGTACCACCACGATGTAGTTGGAGTATTTGCATTGTCCAGTTTCCTTAATAAGGACTCTGTTGTATATCAGGtcagtgtatatattttggtcatttatataatcttttataaagctgtgtataaatgttttagTTTCTCAAAACTCTTCAAGGGATTGTAAGCTGCTATAGACACAGACTAACGCTTCCAGTTTTAATACTGCAATATTATTTTGTCCTAATGAAATGGTTAAATCTGATTTACCATAAAGTTCTGATTTGCTTTGGTTTGTTTTCCTTCAAGTTATTACTATGGCACACAGTTTAATAAATGGATGCACAGTCATTTGTGTGCACAGTCAAAATAAATAGGTTAATTTTGTAATATGACATAAATTAGCAGCAACTCAAGCGTTATATGATTTGGAGACTATCCAGTTTGCATTAGTGTGCCTCATTATACAAGAATTTACAGATATGTTTCTAAACAAACTGGAAGTAGTTCattacaacctttttttttgcaaattgcaaataaattattttgttttcactttGACAAATGAGGCCTGTTGCTGGTGTGTTTGAATTGACTCAGACAAGCTTATATGATAATATATGCTCCCatatacacttataaagaacatcttattcatttttatcaccacattatctgtgtaaagctgctttgagacaatgttcattgttaaaagtgctatacaaataaaaatgaattgaattcatttGAACTTGGGTGCACATTGTGGCATGTATTTCTTTAAGCTTTTCTGCAGTTTTTCTCCTACAACACAAAATTATATTCCAAGCATTCAAAAAAGTTTCTGCCTTTCCCTCTATGTGCAGGCTGTTGAAGAAGCAAAAGGCCATCACTTACCAGAGCTTCTTCAATGTCATGGCACAGCTGATGAGCTGGTGTCCCATGCCTGGGGTGAAGAGACTAGCAAGATGCTGAAGAATGCTGGCATGTCTACCTCCTTCCACTCATTCCCAGGGCTTAACCACCAGCTCTGCCTGGCTGAGATTGAGCTCCTACGTTCTTGGATTTTGAAAAAGCTTCCCTCTGAAAGCTTTTCCAATACCAGGTCGTGAGCTGTAAAGATTTTCCCTCTACATAAAccgattttttaataaattgctcTATTTGCCATGTATATCGAcctgcagtgtttttattttctataaaatcaaaataattattaagtATGTGCTGTTTTATAAACTGCCGAATACATTGCACCTGCTCTTGATAATTTGTTTGCTATGGAACATTTTCAGCTTCTAAAAGCATTCGTAAGTGTGGGTTAATGCAGCTATAAAACCTTTCTCTGGTGATTGTGCTCCATGTACATGTGTtgtgcttgaaaaaaaaactgaagttATTGTGCACATTTCCCAGCTGGCAGCAGGAACCACATTAAAGTGTTGGCTTAAGACAGTGCCACGGTTCTGGGATGGCTGTTTTACCAAGCCTGCTTTCACTCATTATAGCTGTGGTCAGGCTGGAGCTGCAGGTAGAACTATCACACCACAAAGCAGGAATGCCACTCAGCTTTGTGGTCTGAAGTCGGATTCCTACCCATTGGACACCCTTTCCGTTTCCTGCAGGCTTGTAGTAGATCCCTTGTCttcacttttccttttttcccttaaGCCCCAATAttgctctttctttttaaatctgttaAACACGTGTTTGGCCTGGGCTGTTTGCTCAGTGGACTCCGGCTACAGCACatattgctttagtaatggTTATTGGGTGGAAGTGGTTAGTGATTTCACTGTTTTGATTGAGGTTGTGTTGACCTTTCACTTAATGTTATGCACAGGGGCCACAGTGCTCCTATGCAATGTTTTAAGAAGCACAAACTTAAATTGACAGAGTGGTGATAGACTGTGTACAAGTATGTTTATATGAAAATGAATAATGGTATCGAGtaatgaataatattaatgcTTTTTGCAGCTTCTCCATTAAATGGCTTCCTTTGGGATGGTATTATGTATAAAAGAAACTGAATTACATCACAAGATGACATTATTTAAGGGTGGCCTTAATGATTTTAATTGCAAGCatctatatacatacaatagtaaaataactttttttttgttttattgtaaagcaGTTAGTAATTCCTAATccaatgtgaataaaatatgagctGACAACAGTCACTTTCATGTCCTATATATAGAATAGCCttttggttccctggtggtctagtggttaggatgcggcgctctcaccgctgcggcccgggttcgatccccggtcaggtaACCagccccagccattagggttgcacaagccagtgcactcttagtgccggtcccaagtccggataaatggggagggttgcattaggaagagcaaaaacgtgccaaatcaaacatgcggatggtccgctgtggcgaccccaatgggagaagccgaaagaaagtttatatagaatagcctttattggtcacatatacattacagcgaaatttgttctttgcatatcccagcttgtttagaagctggggtcaaagcacagggtcttgctcaagggcccaagagtggcagcttggcgatactggagcttgaacccccgaccttccgatcagtaacccagcaccttaaccactgagctaccactccccctgCTCAAAACAGTTTGGCAGTAATGCCCAGTTGTACAATGTCAATAATGTTTGTTAAGGGGAAATAAGCCTTGATCTTTTATATGCTTCCATTCTTGCTACTGCATGGCCCCTCAAATGGCCAACATtatctaccgtaatttccggactattaagcgcacctaaatataagccacacccactgaatttgacaaagatttttattttgaacataaataagccgcacctgtctataagctgcacattgaaactaattaactttacacaggctttaacgaaagacagtgtctgttacacggcttgtatctaaacagtagcctaccaagaaagtcattgttcactgtcttcctcctttctttcacaacaatttctctcgggagtttttcttttggcatcgtcgtgcgtttaaaaatcaccatcggtgaagcttttctcccgatgccgtgcagctcagaacacaggtgaagtgcgttttttcatgcccagttgttttcagcgtgaagaatgattcgcatttcctgtagacagtccgagtgagcggcaggtcaaacgtcagaggaaccttatccatattcagtgggagcgcatctgatttaatataaaaagtttcattggttcacctgaacccgttcgccaatttcattagtctaatgttatggggtttaattttttgtcttgaagtttgtgaaaccaagaaaaacccaggaaaaatccattatttagccgcttcgttgtttaagccgcacggttcaaagcgtgggaaaaaaagtagcggcttttctttttttctttttcttttttccgaAATAGTTAATGATGGGGTAGTGTGATGACAACAGCAGATTTTGATGTGTTTTGTTTCAGTTATACCACAGTAATTTGCCACTGCTTACAATTTATAGTCTGTTTATTTACCagtgtatttttgtttctttcttgaGGTTTATTAAGACATAAAACCTGCAACTAATGAGAAAGATAATTGATTTTATCCTCTCTCATGTCAAGACACATTAAGTTACTGTTTCCTCTGCCTTAAGACTGACACTAGAGACTTCTTCTTCCTCTAAGATAGCTTCAACTTatcaacaaatacacacagaataTGCTTCATGCTAGTCCCTAAGTAAGCTGCATGTTATAGTACTAACTATagaaattatattgtattaaagtgagtGCTGTTTTCAAAAATGAACCCCTTTTACCCAATCAGAAATTAGCATTCAGCATCAGCTTTCTCATTCTAGTTATGTATGAAAAGCCAGCAGTAGCTCTGTCTTCTGCCCCTTTCATTCTCCCACACCTCACTGCCTCCTTACTCCACCCAATCCTTCAGCCTTCCTCTCTTTCAGTACACCTCCTTCACTTTCTTCAGTTCTACTCTTAGGGAGCTGGGGCCGGATTAAAGTTCAGAcgttttttatgatttaatgcCCAGGCTAGGTAGGGGTAATGAAGAAGGCTCCATGCTGTCTACTCCTCATGAGTTGAAATCAGGTAAGGAAATAAAGAACTGTCAGTCTTTAAAAGAATATTATCTTTACAATAAGGAAGCAGTGAAGCGGTtgaggtcagacaaatataatgTAATCTCAGACTCTTTATTGTTGTCCATCATTCATAAGTAATATCCTTATACAAACTCTTAACAATAGCTGTACAGTTCAAACATGGTGAACTCTTTGTGACTCCACTCCAAATGACAAGACATCCTTATATTTTCTCATCTTACACCCTCTGTCTCTCAGTGTATGTATTCTAAAGAGCTTGCATTTTTCTTTGACGAGCCCACCTTTCTTTAAATTGTGTTTCATCCACTTAGATGATAATCCGCTTCACAGCGCATGTGTCAGATGGAAAGAATGCTAATCTGGAAGAGGTGCAGAGCTTGGGCTTTTGGCAGCCAGTTTCCACTGCACACTAGTTTCCATGTGGTGCTGCTCCAGAGGCCTGGAGAAGCCTGTTTAGGAAACAAAGGTGTTGACAGGGTCCAGATTGCTTTTTTAAAGGGTCACACTCTACTGGACAATTGACCCGCAACCTAAAACCACACTTCCCTGTCATGTTGGAGAAAGAGAAGTGGCAGACTACAACCAGAGAATGTCAATTAGAACCCAAAGTGCACTAAGTGAGTGTAGACCATATTGTACAAAGAAGCAAGTCACTCATGCCATATGATCTCCATCAACAGACCTTTACCTTTGAGTTAAGGTTTATACTCAAACAGATGTTCATTTAAATCATACATCAGTCTGCAAACTGTGTTGAGGTTCTTACCGAGTTGCTCATCTTTGGAGACAGTGAGGTGACAGGAGCTTTCTATGATGTATTACCTGTTTAGGCTAGGAATTAAAGATGAGCATGCTTGTAGGAAAAGCAGCAATAACAGGTGAATGATGCAACCTAAAGCGAAGTGGAGGAATGTTACTACTCCAAAGTTGATTGTTTTCCTATAGCAGCATGCCCTACTGTGCTGTTTGAGAAAATCAATCAAGACATTCTAAACGGACATGATTGAGGAATTCAACAGAATAGTGATATAATAGCTAAAGGAAGAAACAGTTTGTAGTAAACATTCTTACAAGCAGTAGTCTTCATTGAAAtttgtttcatattttaaaCCTAATTGCTGATGTCATTTAATTACTCTCATACAGACCTGTGAATGTTCTTAATGCTGTTCTAAGAGAAATGTTATCTACACAAGTACAAGAAGCTATACTGGAAAAGCAGATAAATTAATCAACAATTAATTTTTACCACAAAGGTTATGTAAAAATTCATTTGTCCTTGGGGAAGATataagcagattttttttgccacttcAGAAAATAGTATACCACTAGCTTCATATAGTGCTTGGGATGTATGTTGATTGCTTCTTGGAATTCATTTGAGATAGCAATTTATAGACAAATTACAGCTTTGTTGCATTACaatctaaaaatataaagttaacataaaagtgtttattttttcctcatggTTTCATATATCAGTCATAAATACAGTTAAGTTTGCATGTACCTTTTAGGCCTTGGGGGAATTTTGGGTTTAGTGTTATCATCTTGGCTTTTGCTGTTAACACACTACTTCATGCTTgatttatgtgtgtgtctgtatgttatCACCTTTAATGACTCACCTCACCATTGACTTAATCCACATCCTTAATGTCTATCATATTTTCTGTTTACCTCATTTCCCCTTCCTCCTTAATTTCGATTGCTGACAAAGCAGACCGAGAGACTACTCGGCCACCCATGAGTACAAAGAGTGCTaccctttttattttaaacttacTGTTTGTGAATGGGCTTCTCAGAATTGTATATGTTCAGATGCTGTAGTGTCTGTTACGGATGACATAAGCATGATGAATACTTCTTACACCTGTGTGTCTCAACCACCATTGTTGGACCTCCATGCTGGCAGACCTGCACAGTTAAACTCTGTGAGCTTCTGCCCCAGGGCCATTTATGCTGTGAGAGGCTGTTAAGAGAAATGTTTTGCTTAGCTCATCAGCATTGTCCCAATTCATTTGACTTTTTCCTGTTCCTTATGGATGTGCTTTATGGCCATTAACACATCATTAACAGGGCTCTACACTGAGTTTGTATTTAgtaatgcacacaaacacacatagtaGTTCTTTTCTGGTAGTATTGGGTAATACACtcctaaatctaaatctaaGAGATGTTTTGAAGAACTATAAATCCATTCACCAGTAATTCAAATATAGTTTAGTGCCATA belongs to Silurus meridionalis isolate SWU-2019-XX chromosome 4, ASM1480568v1, whole genome shotgun sequence and includes:
- the lyplal1 gene encoding lysophospholipase-like protein 1, which gives rise to MAAVQKLKKCAVSQTGKHTASVIFLHGSGDTGQGLRAWVRDVLAQDMAFEHIRVIYPTAPARPYTPMHGALSHVWFDRYKISRDCPEHLESIEEMCSNVGAVVQDEIRAGVPKHRMIIGGFSMGGAMALHLACRYHHDVVGVFALSSFLNKDSVVYQAVEEAKGHHLPELLQCHGTADELVSHAWGEETSKMLKNAGMSTSFHSFPGLNHQLCLAEIELLRSWILKKLPSESFSNTRS